A genome region from Pseudomonas anguilliseptica includes the following:
- the glyA gene encoding serine hydroxymethyltransferase: MFSKHDQIQGYDDELLSAINAEESRQEHHIELIASGNYTSQRVMEAQGSGLTNKYAEGYPGKRYYGGCEHVDVVEQLAIDRAKALFGADYANVQPHSGSSANSAVYLALINAGDTILGMSLAHGGHLTHGAKVSSSGKLYNAVQYGIDTATGLIDYDEVERLAVECQPKMIVAGFSAYSKTLDFPRFRAIADKVGALLFVDMAHVAGLVAAGLYPNPIPFADVVTTTHKTLRGPRGGLILAKANPDIEKKLNAAVFPGAQGGPLMHVIAAKAVCFKEAMEPGFKEYQAQVIKNAQAMAKVFIERGYDVVSGGTDNHLFLVSLIRQGLTGKDADAALGRAGITVNKNAVPNDPQSPFVTSGLRIGTPAITTRGFKEAQSIELAGWICNILDHLGDADVEAQVATLAAGLCADYPVYR, from the coding sequence ATGTTCAGCAAGCACGACCAGATTCAAGGCTACGACGACGAATTGCTCAGCGCCATCAACGCCGAGGAAAGCCGTCAGGAGCACCATATCGAGCTGATCGCCTCGGGAAACTACACCAGCCAGCGGGTCATGGAAGCCCAGGGCAGCGGCCTGACCAACAAGTACGCCGAAGGCTATCCGGGCAAGCGCTATTACGGCGGCTGCGAGCATGTCGATGTGGTCGAGCAGCTGGCCATCGACCGCGCCAAGGCGCTGTTCGGTGCCGACTACGCCAACGTCCAGCCGCACTCCGGCTCCTCCGCCAACAGCGCGGTGTACCTGGCGCTGATCAATGCCGGCGACACCATTCTCGGTATGAGCCTGGCCCACGGCGGCCACCTGACCCACGGCGCCAAGGTGTCGTCCTCTGGCAAGCTGTACAACGCCGTGCAGTACGGTATCGACACCGCCACTGGCTTGATCGATTACGACGAAGTTGAGCGCCTGGCCGTGGAGTGCCAGCCGAAGATGATCGTCGCCGGTTTCTCTGCCTACTCGAAGACTCTGGATTTCCCGCGTTTCCGTGCCATCGCCGACAAGGTCGGGGCGCTGCTGTTTGTCGACATGGCCCACGTCGCCGGTCTGGTTGCCGCTGGCCTGTATCCCAATCCGATTCCCTTTGCCGATGTGGTCACCACCACCCACAAGACCCTGCGCGGTCCGCGTGGCGGGCTGATCCTGGCCAAGGCCAATCCTGATATCGAGAAGAAACTCAACGCGGCGGTCTTCCCCGGCGCCCAGGGCGGCCCGTTGATGCATGTGATCGCCGCCAAGGCGGTGTGCTTCAAGGAGGCCATGGAGCCGGGCTTCAAGGAATACCAAGCGCAGGTGATCAAGAATGCCCAGGCCATGGCCAAGGTGTTTATCGAGCGCGGCTACGACGTGGTCTCCGGCGGCACCGACAACCACCTGTTCCTGGTCAGCCTGATCCGTCAGGGCCTGACCGGCAAAGACGCCGATGCCGCCCTGGGCCGAGCTGGCATCACGGTCAACAAGAACGCCGTGCCGAATGACCCGCAGTCGCCGTTTGTCACCTCGGGCCTGCGTATCGGCACCCCGGCGATCACCACGCGCGGTTTCAAGGAAGCGCAGAGCATCGAGCTGGCCGGGTGGATCTGCAACATCCTCGACCACCTCGGCGATGCCGATGTGGAAGCGCAGGTGGCGACCCTGGCGGCAGGGCTGTGCGCCGATTACCCGGTCTACCGTTGA
- a CDS encoding sarcosine oxidase subunit alpha, with protein MSQVNRLASGGRVDRSQPLTFSFNGQSYQGFAGDTLAAALLANGVDIVGRSFKYSRPRGIVAAGAEEPNAVLQIGSTEAAQIPNVRATQQALYAGLVASSTNGWPSVNTDLMGILGKVGGKMMPPGFYYKTFMYPQNLWLTYEKYIRKAAGLGRAPTAVDPDSYDYMNQHCDVLVVGTGPAGLAAALAAARSGARVILADEQEEFGGSLLSTRETLDGKPAADWAAQVIAELSGMPEVTLLPRSTVNGYHDHNFLTIHQRLTDHLGEVAPLGMVRQRMHRVRATRVVLATGAHERPLVYANNDVPGNMLADAVSTYVRRYGVAPGKQLVLSTNNDYAYRVVLDWLDAGLQVVAVADARSNPRGSWVEEARKRGVRILTGSAVVEAAGSKRVTAARICAIDVHSHKVSSPGEVLDCDLIVSSGGYSPVVHLASHLGGRPTWREDILAFVPGEGGFQKRLCAGAVNGVFSLGDALADGFEAGVSAAAEAGFKAVSASLPQVAPRLEEPSLALFQVPHDKPTARAPKQFVDLQNDVTAAGIELATREGFESVEHVKRYTALGISIPQMGTTMFRPNYTPVTFGAVAGRHCGALFEPKRYTAMQSWHLQNGAEFEDVGQWKRPWYFPKAGEDLHAAVARECLAVRNAVGILDASTLGKIDIQGPDAREFLNRVYTNAWTKLDVGKARYGLMCKEDGMVFDDGVTACLADNHFLMTTTTGGAAWVMEWLEIYHQTEWPELKVYFTSVTDHWATMTLSGPNSRKLLAEVTDIDLDKEGFPFMTWKEGLVGGVPARVFRISFTGELSYEVNVQADYALGVWEKLIEAGKKHGLTPYGTETMHVLRAEKGFIIVGQDTDGSLTPDDLNMGWCVGRSKPFSWIGWRGMNREDSLREDRKQLVGLKPVDPNKVLPEGAQLVFDPKQSIPMQMVGHVTSSYMSAALGYSFAMGVVKGGLKRMGERVFAPLADGSLIEAEIVSSVFYDPKGDRQNV; from the coding sequence ATGAGCCAGGTCAATCGTCTTGCCAGCGGCGGCCGCGTTGACCGCAGCCAGCCCCTGACATTCAGCTTCAACGGCCAGAGTTACCAAGGCTTTGCCGGTGACACCCTGGCCGCCGCCTTGTTGGCCAACGGCGTGGATATTGTCGGCCGTAGCTTCAAGTATTCGCGGCCGCGCGGCATCGTTGCCGCCGGTGCGGAAGAGCCGAATGCCGTGCTGCAGATTGGCAGCACTGAAGCGGCGCAGATCCCCAACGTGCGCGCTACCCAGCAAGCGCTGTACGCCGGCCTTGTCGCCAGCAGCACCAACGGCTGGCCGAGCGTAAACACCGACCTGATGGGCATTCTCGGCAAGGTCGGCGGCAAGATGATGCCGCCGGGGTTCTACTACAAGACCTTTATGTACCCGCAGAATCTCTGGCTGACCTACGAGAAATACATCCGTAAGGCCGCAGGGCTTGGTCGTGCGCCGACCGCCGTGGACCCGGACAGCTACGACTACATGAACCAGCACTGCGACGTGCTGGTGGTTGGTACCGGCCCGGCGGGCCTGGCGGCAGCATTGGCAGCTGCACGCAGCGGTGCCCGGGTGATTCTGGCGGACGAGCAGGAAGAGTTTGGCGGCAGCCTGCTCAGCACCCGCGAAACCCTCGACGGCAAACCGGCGGCCGACTGGGCCGCGCAGGTGATTGCCGAATTGTCCGGCATGCCTGAAGTTACCCTGTTGCCGCGTTCTACGGTAAACGGTTACCACGACCACAACTTCCTCACCATTCACCAGCGCCTGACCGATCACCTCGGTGAAGTCGCACCACTCGGCATGGTGCGTCAACGTATGCACCGCGTACGCGCCACACGTGTGGTGCTGGCCACCGGTGCCCACGAGCGGCCGCTGGTGTACGCCAACAACGACGTGCCGGGCAATATGCTCGCCGATGCCGTGTCCACCTACGTGCGCCGTTATGGCGTGGCGCCGGGCAAACAGCTGGTGCTGTCGACCAACAACGATTACGCCTACCGCGTGGTGCTCGACTGGCTCGACGCCGGTCTGCAGGTGGTAGCTGTGGCCGATGCCCGCAGCAACCCACGCGGTAGCTGGGTGGAAGAGGCGCGCAAGCGTGGCGTGCGCATCCTTACCGGCAGCGCCGTGGTGGAAGCGGCCGGCAGCAAGCGGGTGACCGCGGCGCGCATCTGCGCCATCGATGTGCACAGCCATAAGGTCAGCAGCCCCGGCGAGGTGCTCGATTGCGACCTGATCGTCAGCTCCGGCGGTTACAGTCCGGTGGTGCACCTGGCGTCGCACCTGGGCGGTCGGCCGACCTGGCGTGAAGACATTCTGGCCTTTGTGCCGGGCGAGGGCGGCTTCCAGAAGCGCCTGTGCGCCGGTGCAGTGAATGGTGTGTTCAGCCTGGGTGATGCCCTGGCCGATGGTTTCGAAGCGGGCGTTTCAGCCGCTGCCGAAGCCGGCTTCAAGGCGGTCTCCGCGAGCCTGCCGCAGGTCGCACCACGTTTGGAAGAGCCGTCCCTGGCGCTCTTTCAGGTGCCGCACGACAAGCCGACGGCGCGTGCGCCCAAGCAGTTTGTCGATCTACAGAACGACGTCACGGCGGCCGGTATCGAGCTGGCCACGCGTGAAGGCTTTGAGTCGGTCGAGCACGTCAAACGCTACACCGCGCTGGGCATCAGCATCCCGCAGATGGGCACCACCATGTTCCGCCCGAACTACACGCCGGTGACCTTCGGCGCGGTGGCCGGTCGTCACTGTGGCGCGCTGTTCGAGCCCAAGCGTTACACCGCGATGCAAAGCTGGCACCTGCAAAACGGTGCCGAGTTCGAGGACGTGGGTCAGTGGAAGCGCCCCTGGTACTTCCCCAAAGCCGGCGAAGACCTGCACGCCGCCGTGGCCCGCGAGTGCCTGGCGGTGCGTAACGCGGTGGGCATTCTCGATGCCTCGACCCTGGGCAAGATCGATATTCAAGGCCCGGATGCCCGCGAGTTTCTCAACCGCGTCTACACCAACGCCTGGACCAAACTGGATGTGGGCAAGGCGCGCTACGGCCTGATGTGCAAGGAAGACGGCATGGTCTTCGACGACGGCGTAACCGCCTGCCTGGCCGATAACCACTTCCTGATGACCACCACCACCGGCGGTGCCGCATGGGTGATGGAATGGCTGGAGATTTACCACCAGACCGAGTGGCCGGAGCTGAAGGTGTACTTCACTTCGGTCACCGACCACTGGGCGACCATGACCCTGTCCGGCCCCAACAGCCGCAAGTTGCTGGCCGAGGTCACTGACATCGACCTGGACAAGGAAGGCTTCCCGTTTATGACGTGGAAGGAAGGCCTGGTTGGCGGCGTGCCGGCGCGAGTGTTCCGCATCTCCTTTACCGGTGAGCTGAGCTACGAAGTCAACGTGCAGGCCGACTATGCTCTGGGCGTGTGGGAAAAGCTCATCGAAGCCGGCAAGAAGCATGGCCTGACGCCTTACGGCACCGAGACCATGCACGTGCTGCGCGCCGAGAAGGGCTTCATCATCGTCGGTCAGGACACCGACGGTTCGCTCACCCCGGACGACCTCAATATGGGCTGGTGCGTAGGCCGGAGCAAACCCTTCTCGTGGATCGGCTGGCGCGGCATGAACCGCGAGGACAGCCTGCGCGAAGACCGCAAGCAATTGGTCGGGCTCAAACCCGTCGACCCCAACAAGGTACTGCCGGAAGGCGCGCAACTGGTTTTCGACCCGAAACAGAGCATCCCGATGCAGATGGTCGGCCACGTCACCTCCAGCTATATGAGCGCGGCGCTGGGCTATTCCTTCGCCATGGGCGTGGTCAAGGGCGGGCTCAAACGCATGGGTGAGCGGGTGTTCGCACCGCTGGCCGATGGCAGCCTGATCGAAGCCGAAATCGTCAGCTCCGTGTTCTATGACCCGAAAGGGGATCGCCAGAATGTCTAA
- a CDS encoding electron transfer flavoprotein subunit alpha/FixB family protein, whose protein sequence is MSDLIRRDPRAEWIARNRLHPLHAATQPAVASWLSPAGVLRKNPHAVGFVGPNGLKRIDRSGAQQGGAAKRSTASAVVQLPLHVIEQPAFYIAVVPDMVGGRLSAHDKDLLGLAHKLAGRDGAVVAVIFGEHKESAFDSNGVDRLLQFAGDDFDGYAPEARVLALGALERQLSPRHWLLPDSRSGGGELGRRLAAKLGERPATRVWQVADGMASGRAGAGREDLVQQAPRLILAAVECAEPVSETRHEVRPLAFSEALVSHLPRIQNLGAVAVDPAQIPMAEAEFILSGGNGVKDWALFHQAAAALGATEGASRVAVDDGFMGRERQVGASGIWVTARVYVAVGISGAIQHLQGIDACDKVVAINLDPTCDMIKRADLSVIGESAAILQALIERVAAHRQGAECDAA, encoded by the coding sequence ATGAGCGACCTGATCCGCCGTGATCCACGGGCCGAATGGATTGCCCGCAACCGTCTGCACCCGCTGCATGCCGCCACGCAGCCGGCGGTGGCCAGCTGGCTCAGCCCTGCCGGGGTGCTGCGCAAGAACCCGCATGCGGTGGGCTTTGTCGGCCCCAACGGCCTTAAACGCATCGACCGTTCCGGCGCGCAGCAGGGCGGCGCGGCCAAGCGCTCGACGGCCAGTGCCGTGGTGCAATTGCCACTGCATGTGATCGAGCAACCGGCGTTCTATATCGCCGTGGTGCCGGACATGGTTGGCGGCCGCCTGAGCGCCCATGACAAGGACCTGCTCGGCCTGGCGCACAAGCTTGCCGGTCGCGACGGCGCGGTGGTCGCAGTGATCTTTGGCGAGCACAAGGAAAGCGCCTTCGACAGCAACGGCGTCGACCGCCTGCTGCAGTTTGCCGGTGACGATTTCGACGGCTATGCCCCGGAAGCGCGTGTGCTGGCGTTGGGTGCGCTGGAGCGGCAATTGTCGCCGCGCCACTGGTTGCTGCCCGACAGCCGCAGCGGTGGCGGAGAGCTGGGCCGTCGCCTGGCCGCTAAGCTCGGCGAACGCCCGGCCACGCGGGTCTGGCAGGTGGCTGATGGCATGGCCAGCGGGCGTGCCGGTGCCGGTCGGGAAGACCTGGTGCAACAAGCACCACGCCTGATTCTGGCGGCGGTGGAATGCGCTGAGCCGGTCAGCGAAACCCGCCATGAAGTGCGGCCGCTGGCGTTCAGTGAGGCGCTGGTCAGCCACTTGCCACGAATTCAGAATCTGGGCGCGGTGGCGGTCGATCCCGCGCAGATCCCCATGGCCGAGGCCGAATTTATTCTCTCCGGCGGCAATGGCGTGAAGGACTGGGCGCTGTTCCACCAGGCCGCTGCGGCGCTGGGCGCCACCGAAGGCGCCTCGCGGGTGGCGGTGGACGATGGCTTTATGGGCCGCGAGCGCCAGGTTGGCGCGTCGGGCATCTGGGTCACGGCGCGGGTGTATGTGGCCGTGGGGATTTCCGGGGCGATCCAGCACCTGCAAGGCATTGACGCCTGCGACAAGGTGGTGGCGATCAACCTCGACCCGACCTGCGACATGATCAAGCGCGCTGATCTGTCGGTGATCGGTGAGTCTGCGGCGATCCTGCAGGCGTTGATCGAGCGTGTTGCCGCCCACCGGCAGGGAGCAGAATGCGATGCGGCGTAA
- a CDS encoding low specificity L-threonine aldolase, with the protein MPDLSQQFASDNYSGICPEAWAAMAEANQGHQRAYGDDEWTARAADHFRRLFETDCEVFFAFNGTAANSLALASLCQSYHSVICSETAHVETDECGAPEFFSNGSKLLLAKTENGKLTPEAIRDIALKRQDIHYPKPRVVTLTQATEVGTVYSLDEVRAISAVCRELGLHLHMDGARFSNACAFLGCSPADLTWKAGVDVLCFGGTKNGMAVGEAILFFNKDLAEDFDYRCKQAGQLASKMRYLSAPWVGILQNDAWLKYALHANRCAQLLAELVNDIPGVSLMFPVQANGVFLQMSEPALETLRGQGWRFYTFIGAGGARFMCSCDTDEARVRQLAGDIRQAMTATN; encoded by the coding sequence ATGCCCGATCTCTCGCAACAATTCGCCAGCGACAACTACTCCGGTATCTGCCCGGAAGCCTGGGCAGCCATGGCCGAAGCCAATCAGGGGCACCAGCGTGCGTACGGCGACGACGAATGGACGGCACGCGCCGCAGACCATTTCCGCCGCCTGTTTGAAACCGACTGCGAGGTGTTCTTCGCCTTTAACGGCACGGCGGCCAACTCCCTGGCCCTGGCCTCGTTGTGCCAGAGCTACCACAGCGTGATCTGCTCGGAGACCGCCCACGTCGAAACCGACGAATGCGGCGCGCCGGAGTTCTTCTCCAACGGTTCCAAACTGCTGCTGGCCAAGACCGAGAATGGCAAACTGACGCCCGAAGCGATCCGCGACATTGCCCTCAAACGCCAGGACATCCACTACCCAAAACCGCGCGTTGTCACCCTGACCCAGGCCACGGAAGTCGGCACCGTTTACAGCCTCGATGAAGTGCGCGCGATCAGTGCGGTGTGTCGCGAACTGGGCCTGCACCTGCATATGGACGGCGCACGCTTCTCCAATGCCTGCGCTTTTCTCGGCTGCAGCCCGGCCGACCTGACCTGGAAGGCCGGCGTCGATGTGCTGTGTTTTGGCGGTACCAAAAACGGCATGGCCGTGGGCGAGGCGATCCTGTTCTTCAACAAGGACCTGGCCGAAGATTTCGACTACCGCTGCAAGCAGGCCGGTCAGCTGGCCTCGAAGATGCGTTACCTGTCCGCGCCCTGGGTCGGCATCCTGCAGAACGATGCCTGGCTGAAATACGCCCTGCACGCCAACCGCTGCGCGCAGCTGCTTGCCGAGTTGGTCAACGACATTCCGGGGGTCAGCCTGATGTTCCCGGTGCAGGCCAACGGCGTGTTCCTGCAGATGTCGGAACCGGCGCTGGAAACCCTCCGCGGCCAAGGCTGGCGCTTCTACACCTTTATCGGGGCCGGCGGCGCGCGCTTTATGTGCTCCTGCGACACCGACGAAGCGCGGGTGCGCCAGCTGGCAGGGGATATTCGCCAGGCGATGACAGCAACGAACTAG
- a CDS encoding sarcosine oxidase subunit beta family protein gives MQRYSGFGLFKHAFSHHENWQRMWRNPTPKPVYDVIIVGGGGHGLATAYYLAKQFGVKNVAVIEKGWLGGGNTARNTTIVRSNYLWDESAHLYEHAMKLWEGLSQDLNYNVMFSQRGVYNLCHTLQDMRDSERRVSANRLNGVDGELLDAKQVAAEIPYLDCSKNTRYPVMGSTVQRRGGVARHDAVAWGYARAADALGVDLIQQTEVIGFRKENGVCIGVETNKGFIGGKRVGVVTAGNSGHMAGLAGFRLPLESHPLQALVSEPIKPIIDSVIMSNAVHGYISQSDKGDLVIGAGIDGYNGYGQRGSYGTIEHTLQAIVEMFPVLSRVRMNRQWGGIVDTSPDACPIISKTPVPNLFFNCGWGTGGFKATPGSGHVFAASLAKGEMHPLAKPFSMDRFHTGALIDEHGAAAVAH, from the coding sequence ATGCAACGTTATTCCGGCTTCGGCCTGTTCAAGCACGCGTTCAGCCACCACGAAAACTGGCAGCGCATGTGGCGCAACCCAACGCCCAAGCCGGTGTACGACGTGATCATCGTCGGCGGTGGCGGTCACGGTTTGGCCACGGCCTATTACCTGGCGAAACAGTTCGGCGTGAAGAACGTCGCGGTGATCGAGAAGGGCTGGCTGGGCGGTGGCAACACCGCGCGCAACACCACCATCGTGCGTTCCAACTACCTGTGGGATGAGTCGGCGCACCTGTATGAGCACGCGATGAAGCTGTGGGAAGGCCTGTCCCAGGACCTCAACTACAACGTCATGTTCAGCCAGCGCGGCGTCTACAACCTGTGCCATACGCTGCAGGACATGCGCGACTCCGAGCGCCGCGTCAGCGCCAACCGCCTGAATGGCGTGGATGGCGAACTGCTGGATGCCAAGCAGGTGGCCGCAGAGATTCCCTACCTCGATTGCAGCAAGAACACCCGCTACCCGGTGATGGGCTCTACCGTGCAGCGCCGTGGTGGAGTGGCCCGTCACGACGCCGTGGCCTGGGGCTATGCCCGCGCCGCCGATGCCCTGGGCGTGGACCTGATCCAGCAGACCGAAGTGATCGGTTTCCGTAAGGAAAACGGTGTGTGCATCGGCGTGGAAACCAACAAGGGCTTTATCGGCGGCAAGCGCGTGGGCGTGGTCACCGCCGGTAACTCCGGGCATATGGCTGGCCTGGCTGGCTTTCGTCTGCCGCTGGAATCCCATCCGCTGCAGGCGCTGGTGTCCGAGCCGATCAAGCCGATTATCGACAGCGTGATCATGTCCAACGCCGTGCACGGCTATATCAGCCAGTCGGACAAAGGCGACCTGGTCATCGGCGCCGGTATCGACGGTTACAACGGCTACGGCCAGCGCGGCTCCTACGGCACCATCGAACACACCCTGCAGGCCATCGTCGAGATGTTCCCGGTGCTCTCGCGGGTGCGCATGAACCGTCAGTGGGGCGGCATCGTCGACACCTCGCCGGACGCCTGCCCGATTATTTCCAAGACCCCGGTGCCGAATCTGTTCTTCAACTGCGGGTGGGGCACCGGCGGCTTCAAGGCCACGCCGGGTTCGGGCCACGTGTTTGCTGCCAGCCTGGCCAAGGGTGAGATGCACCCGCTGGCCAAACCGTTCTCCATGGACCGTTTCCACACCGGCGCATTGATCGACGAACACGGCGCTGCTGCCGTGGCTCACTAA
- a CDS encoding sarcosine oxidase subunit delta, with protein MLHIFCPHCGELRSEEEFHAKGQAHIPRPLDPAACTDAEWGEYLFFRDNPRGIHHELWVHSAGCRKYFNATRHTVTYEILETYKIGEKPSVTAAGTAEKKAIDQGVTA; from the coding sequence ATGTTGCATATCTTCTGCCCTCACTGCGGCGAACTGCGCTCCGAAGAGGAATTCCACGCCAAGGGCCAGGCGCACATTCCGCGCCCGCTGGACCCAGCCGCCTGCACTGATGCCGAGTGGGGCGAATACCTGTTCTTCCGCGATAACCCGCGCGGCATTCACCACGAGCTGTGGGTGCATTCGGCCGGTTGCCGCAAGTACTTCAACGCCACCCGTCACACGGTGACCTACGAAATTCTCGAAACCTACAAGATCGGCGAGAAGCCCAGCGTCACCGCTGCCGGCACTGCCGAGAAAAAGGCCATCGACCAAGGAGTAACGGCATGA
- the dgcB gene encoding dimethylglycine demethylation protein DgcB, whose translation MLNTILPILLFAALALAVMGAVKRFLMWRRGRPAQVDWLGGLLAMPRRYMVDLHHVVARDKYIANTHVATAGGFVLAAMLAILVHGLGLHNRILGFALLAATALMFGGALFVAKRRLDPPSRLSKGPWMRLPKSLLVFAGSFFIATLPVAGILPEGFGGWVLALLLTVGVAWGVSELFFGMTWGGPMKHAFAGALHLAWHRRSERFGGGRSTGLKALNLDDIKAPLGVEKPTDFTWNQLLDFDACVQCGKCEAACPAFAAGQPLNPKKLIQDMVVGLAGGSDAKFAGSPYPGKPVGEHSGGPHLPIVNLHGKALVDAETLWSCTTCRACVEECPMMIEHVDAIVDMRRHLTLEKGATPNKGAEVLDNLIATDNPGGFNPGGRLNWAADLNLPLMSDKQKVDVLFWVGDGAFDMRNQRTLRASVKVLKAAKVDFAVLGLEERDSGDVARRLGDEATFQLLAKRNIATLAKYQFKRIVTCDPHSFHVLKNEYGELGGRYTVLHHSTYMDQLISGQKLNLGTHKGGSVTYHDPCYLGRYNGEYEAPRNVLNAIGIEVKEMQRSGFRSRCCGGGGGAPITDIPGKQRIPDMRMADIKETAAELVAVGCPQCTAMLEGVVGPRPEVKDIAELVADVLIDGVVEAKQPAPAPREAAEVSP comes from the coding sequence ATGCTGAACACCATCCTGCCCATTCTGTTGTTCGCCGCGCTGGCGTTGGCGGTGATGGGTGCTGTCAAACGCTTTCTGATGTGGCGCCGTGGCCGCCCGGCTCAGGTCGACTGGCTAGGCGGGCTGCTGGCCATGCCGCGTCGCTATATGGTTGATCTGCACCATGTGGTGGCGCGCGATAAATACATCGCCAACACCCACGTGGCCACGGCCGGTGGTTTTGTTCTGGCCGCCATGCTGGCGATTCTGGTACACGGCTTGGGCCTGCACAATCGCATCCTCGGCTTCGCCCTGCTGGCGGCGACCGCGCTGATGTTCGGCGGCGCGCTGTTTGTCGCCAAGCGCCGCCTCGACCCGCCATCGCGCTTGTCGAAAGGCCCGTGGATGCGTCTGCCGAAAAGCCTGCTGGTGTTTGCCGGCAGCTTCTTTATCGCCACGCTTCCTGTTGCCGGCATCCTGCCGGAAGGATTTGGTGGTTGGGTGCTGGCGCTGCTGTTGACTGTCGGTGTGGCCTGGGGTGTGTCCGAGCTGTTCTTCGGCATGACCTGGGGTGGGCCGATGAAGCACGCCTTCGCCGGCGCCCTGCACCTGGCCTGGCACCGCCGCAGCGAACGCTTCGGTGGCGGTCGCTCGACCGGGCTGAAGGCCTTGAATCTGGACGATATTAAAGCCCCGCTGGGTGTGGAAAAGCCTACGGATTTCACCTGGAACCAGTTGCTCGACTTCGATGCCTGCGTGCAGTGCGGCAAGTGCGAGGCGGCCTGCCCTGCCTTTGCTGCCGGCCAGCCGCTTAATCCGAAAAAGCTGATTCAGGACATGGTGGTTGGCCTGGCCGGCGGCAGCGATGCCAAGTTCGCCGGTTCGCCGTACCCAGGAAAACCAGTAGGCGAACACAGCGGCGGCCCGCATCTGCCCATCGTCAATCTGCATGGCAAAGCCCTGGTCGATGCCGAAACGCTGTGGTCGTGCACCACCTGCCGCGCCTGCGTCGAGGAGTGCCCGATGATGATCGAGCACGTCGATGCCATCGTCGATATGCGCCGCCATCTCACCCTGGAAAAGGGCGCGACGCCGAACAAGGGCGCCGAGGTGTTGGACAACCTGATCGCCACCGACAACCCCGGCGGCTTCAACCCCGGTGGTCGGCTGAACTGGGCAGCGGATTTGAACCTGCCGCTGATGAGCGACAAACAGAAGGTCGATGTGCTGTTCTGGGTCGGCGACGGTGCCTTCGACATGCGCAACCAGCGCACCCTGCGCGCCTCTGTCAAAGTGCTGAAAGCCGCCAAGGTCGACTTCGCCGTGCTTGGCCTGGAAGAGCGCGACAGCGGCGACGTGGCCCGCCGTCTGGGCGATGAAGCAACCTTCCAGCTGCTGGCCAAACGCAATATTGCCACCCTGGCCAAGTACCAGTTCAAGCGCATCGTCACCTGCGATCCGCACAGCTTCCATGTGCTGAAAAACGAATACGGTGAGCTGGGCGGTCGCTATACGGTGCTGCATCACAGCACCTATATGGACCAGCTGATCAGCGGCCAGAAACTCAACCTTGGCACCCACAAGGGCGGCTCGGTCACTTACCACGATCCGTGCTACCTGGGCCGCTACAACGGTGAATACGAAGCACCGCGCAATGTGCTGAATGCTATCGGCATCGAAGTGAAGGAAATGCAGCGTTCGGGCTTCCGTTCCCGCTGCTGTGGCGGTGGTGGCGGTGCGCCGATCACCGATATTCCTGGCAAGCAGCGGATTCCCGATATGCGCATGGCCGATATCAAGGAAACCGCCGCCGAGCTGGTCGCCGTGGGTTGCCCGCAGTGCACCGCGATGCTCGAAGGCGTGGTCGGCCCGCGCCCTGAGGTCAAGGACATTGCCGAGCTGGTGGCCGATGTGTTGATCGATGGCGTGGTCGAGGCGAAGCAGCCTGCGCCGGCCCCGCGTGAAGCAGCCGAGGTAAGCCCATGA